A region from the Benincasa hispida cultivar B227 chromosome 10, ASM972705v1, whole genome shotgun sequence genome encodes:
- the LOC120088749 gene encoding uncharacterized protein LOC120088749 isoform X2 — protein MDDQHNQENLFQSFPNVVSFASPVHTPSHRRLSSNFTQPRPPIPAARRLAWVSLQGRLVNAEQASSVRSIRGGLGPEEAIAWQLFSPIERFLIVAVIGVAVTESKSHHQIGQLKRAVELRDQVLLSMQQKLDDLCNQVNPVKDQSGTENDMAMRKNTDLADSGGFGHDKIKFVDCGCWLCDEHLDLISRLEGNATTKPSCGVEMLQYKMPLTNEAEQEERRMSDLSDWASSVTSAADIQMNSLSIEQDMLFLKKDCEEKDASIKELTNLLHSSEVYGSQRISELEDIIRRKNMIISKLKKDMVVLEQQVIQLTRLQRPSSCTSKSEMQPIPYMTDNLLYDMESSTSPSSSDSDCSHSESSQPPPTRQQDIIHHIQNREPCLTRTTQKSGTKKRPSTSDSRPKPQMATPFKEISMNNRKPEVMSTPSSRQRRLQTMAKDTPQRKRNI, from the exons ATGGACGATCAACATAACCAAGAAAACCTTTTTCAATCCTTCCCCAATGTCGTCTCTTTCGCATCTCCTGTTCATACGCCGTCGCACCGCCGCCTCTCCAGTAACTTCACTCAACCCAGACCGCCGATCCCCGCCGCTCGCCGCCTTGCTTGGGTTTCTCTTCAGGGGAGGCTCGTTAACGCCGAACAGGCCAGCTCGGTGCGATCTATTAGAGGCGGCTTGGGCCCTGAAGAAGCCATCGCTTGGCAGTTGTTCAGCCCCATTGAGCGGTTTCTTATAGTTGCCGTCATTGGCGTCGCGGTTACAGAGTCCAAGAGCCACCATCAGATCGGCCAGCTTAAAAGAGCCGTCGAACTTAGG GATCAAGTGCTTCTAAGCATGCAGCAGAAGCTTGATGATCTATGTAATCAAGTGAATCCTGTGAAGGATCAATCTGGAACTGAAAATGACATGGCTATGAGAAAGAATACTGATTTGGCAGACTCTGGTGGCTTTGGCCATGACAAAATTAAGTTTGTTGATTGTGGGTGTTGGCTTTGTGATGAGCATCTGGATTTGATCAGTCGTTTGGAG GGTAACGCCACGACAAAACCCTCTTGCGGGGTAGAGATGTTGCAATACAaaatgccactcaccaatgaaGCAGAGCAAGAGGAGCGTAGAATGTctgatttgtctgattgggcgTCCAGTGTCACGTCTGCTGCTGATATACAG ATGAATTCCTTATCCATTGAACAAGATATGTTATTTCTGAAGAAAGATTGTGAGGAAAAAGACGCAAGCATCAAGGAATTAACTAATCTACTCCATTCGTCTGAGGTTTATGGTTCACAG AGGATCTCTGAGTTGGAAGACATCATTCGTCGGAAGAACATGATTATTTCAAAACTGAAAAAGGACATGGTCGTTCTTGAACAGCAG GTTATTCAACTGACGAGGCTTCAAAGACCCTCTTCATGTACATCAAAATCGGAAATGCAGCCGATCCCTTACATGACCGATAATCTTCTTTACGACATGGAAAGTAGTACAAGTCCTTCATCTTCCGACTCAGATTGCTCCCATTCAGAAAGCTCACAACCTCCCCCCACAAGACAGCAGGATATTATTCATCATATCCAAAACAGAGAGCCTTGTTTGACAAGAACAACCCAGAAATCAGGTACTAAGAAGAGACCTTCAACTTCAGATTCTCGCCCAAAGCCTCAAATGGCAACCCCTTTTAAAGAAATATCAATGAACAATCGAAAACCCGAAGTTATGTCGACGCCATCATCCAGGCAAAGACGCTTACAAACTATGGCCAAGGACACACCTCAACGAAAGAGAAATATTTAG
- the LOC120088749 gene encoding uncharacterized protein LOC120088749 isoform X1: MDDQHNQENLFQSFPNVVSFASPVHTPSHRRLSSNFTQPRPPIPAARRLAWVSLQGRLVNAEQASSVRSIRGGLGPEEAIAWQLFSPIERFLIVAVIGVAVTESKSHHQIGQLKRAVELRDQVLLSMQQKLDDLCNQVNPVKDQSGTENDMAMRKNTDLADSGGFGHDKIKFVDCGCWLCDEHLDLISRLEQGNATTKPSCGVEMLQYKMPLTNEAEQEERRMSDLSDWASSVTSAADIQMNSLSIEQDMLFLKKDCEEKDASIKELTNLLHSSEVYGSQRISELEDIIRRKNMIISKLKKDMVVLEQQVIQLTRLQRPSSCTSKSEMQPIPYMTDNLLYDMESSTSPSSSDSDCSHSESSQPPPTRQQDIIHHIQNREPCLTRTTQKSGTKKRPSTSDSRPKPQMATPFKEISMNNRKPEVMSTPSSRQRRLQTMAKDTPQRKRNI; encoded by the exons ATGGACGATCAACATAACCAAGAAAACCTTTTTCAATCCTTCCCCAATGTCGTCTCTTTCGCATCTCCTGTTCATACGCCGTCGCACCGCCGCCTCTCCAGTAACTTCACTCAACCCAGACCGCCGATCCCCGCCGCTCGCCGCCTTGCTTGGGTTTCTCTTCAGGGGAGGCTCGTTAACGCCGAACAGGCCAGCTCGGTGCGATCTATTAGAGGCGGCTTGGGCCCTGAAGAAGCCATCGCTTGGCAGTTGTTCAGCCCCATTGAGCGGTTTCTTATAGTTGCCGTCATTGGCGTCGCGGTTACAGAGTCCAAGAGCCACCATCAGATCGGCCAGCTTAAAAGAGCCGTCGAACTTAGG GATCAAGTGCTTCTAAGCATGCAGCAGAAGCTTGATGATCTATGTAATCAAGTGAATCCTGTGAAGGATCAATCTGGAACTGAAAATGACATGGCTATGAGAAAGAATACTGATTTGGCAGACTCTGGTGGCTTTGGCCATGACAAAATTAAGTTTGTTGATTGTGGGTGTTGGCTTTGTGATGAGCATCTGGATTTGATCAGTCGTTTGGAG caGGGTAACGCCACGACAAAACCCTCTTGCGGGGTAGAGATGTTGCAATACAaaatgccactcaccaatgaaGCAGAGCAAGAGGAGCGTAGAATGTctgatttgtctgattgggcgTCCAGTGTCACGTCTGCTGCTGATATACAG ATGAATTCCTTATCCATTGAACAAGATATGTTATTTCTGAAGAAAGATTGTGAGGAAAAAGACGCAAGCATCAAGGAATTAACTAATCTACTCCATTCGTCTGAGGTTTATGGTTCACAG AGGATCTCTGAGTTGGAAGACATCATTCGTCGGAAGAACATGATTATTTCAAAACTGAAAAAGGACATGGTCGTTCTTGAACAGCAG GTTATTCAACTGACGAGGCTTCAAAGACCCTCTTCATGTACATCAAAATCGGAAATGCAGCCGATCCCTTACATGACCGATAATCTTCTTTACGACATGGAAAGTAGTACAAGTCCTTCATCTTCCGACTCAGATTGCTCCCATTCAGAAAGCTCACAACCTCCCCCCACAAGACAGCAGGATATTATTCATCATATCCAAAACAGAGAGCCTTGTTTGACAAGAACAACCCAGAAATCAGGTACTAAGAAGAGACCTTCAACTTCAGATTCTCGCCCAAAGCCTCAAATGGCAACCCCTTTTAAAGAAATATCAATGAACAATCGAAAACCCGAAGTTATGTCGACGCCATCATCCAGGCAAAGACGCTTACAAACTATGGCCAAGGACACACCTCAACGAAAGAGAAATATTTAG